CCGTCGACGCGGGGATCCAGTCCCTCAGCTCGAGCGGCATGCGGGTCGCCGACGCCCGCGACTTCGACCGGCAGGCCGTGTCCCTGGGGGACGTCGGTGACGCCGAGGTCCTCGTCTTCCCGGAGATCGGCGCGGCCGTGCTCAGCGGCCCCGCCGCGACGGAGCGCGGCATGACCGCCGAGACGGCCGTCGCCTCCGACAGCCCCGTCGAGGCGATCGAGCCCGAGTACTTCGTCTTCGCCGAGCAGCAGACCCTCGAGTCCCTCCGGACCCACCTCACCGACGGCGACACCGACGGCGTCTCGGAGTACCTGCGCGGCTTCGTGCAGGCGGCCGAGGTGATCGCCCGCGACCTCGGCAACGGCCGTCGGCACCAGGTGGAGGTGGGCGAGGAGGAGACCCTCGTCCTCGGCGCCACGTGGGGCCTGGTGGCCTGCCGGGTCCCGCAGAGCACGCGCAGCGGGGCCGGCGTCAAGGTGGCGGTGCTCGACACCGGACTCGACCTCGGGCACCCGGACTTCACCGGGCGGCACGTCGTGCACCAGACCTTCGTCGGCCAGCCCGTGCAGGACCTGCACAGCCACGGCACCCACTGCATCGGCACGGCCTGCGGCCCCAAGGCGCCGGCCGGCAGCACCCCGCGGTACGGGATCGGCCACCGGACCTCGGTCTTCGCGGGCAAGGTCCTGTCCAACACCGGGTCGGGGTCCACGGCCGGCGTGCTGGCGGGGATGAACTGGGCGATCGCCAACCGCTGCGAGGTCATCTCGATGTCCCTCGGGTCGCAGGCGCCGGTCCAGGCCGCCTACACGGCGGCGGGGCGGGCGGCGCTGAACAACGGGTCGCTGATCGTCGCCGCCGCGGGGAACGCCTCGGCGGCGACCGGGGCGCCGGCGAACTCGCCGACGATCATGTCGGTCGCCTCCCTCGACCGGACGCTGGCACCCTCCGCCTTCTCCAACTTCGGCAAGGTGGAGATCGCCGCTCCCGGGCGTGACGTCCTGTCCTCGGTGCCGCGGCCGACCCGGTACGGCACCAAGAGCGGGACCAGCATGGCCACCCCGCACGTCGCCGGCTGCGCGGCGCTCTGGGCGCAGCCCTCGCCGTCCCTGCGCGGGGAGAGCCTGTGGCGGAGGCTGGTGGCCACGGCCCGGCACCTGCCGCACCCGGCGGCGCGGGTCGGGGCGGGCCTGGTCCAGGCCCCGTGAGCGTGGCCGCGTGAGCGTGCCCGCGGGCCGCCGGGCCGTCCCCGGCGGCCCGCGGGTCGCCCACCGGGCGGAGGGAGTCCCCGTGGCCGGCAGCAGGCGGTGGGTGGTCACCACCGACGGGCAGCGCGACCTCGCGGAGATCGCCGCGGACCTGACCGCGCGCGGGCTGGCCGCCGAGCAGGTGCTCGACCAGATCGGCGTCATCGTCGGCGCGGCTCCCGAGGACGCGCGCGAGCGGTTGCAGGCGGTCCCCGGCGTGGCCGAGGTCGAGCCGGAGCCCCCGCCGCCGGACGTGGGACCACCGGACGCGCCGGTCACCTGGTGACCACTGCGGCCGGGTGACGTCGGAGGGGACCGCCGCCGGCCGGGTGGCGGTCCCCTCCGACGTCGGCGCCGCCGGGCGGCCGCTGGGTATCACCGGACCCCTCCGCCTCCTCTGACCGGTGTCCACCACCGCGGCCCGCCCGGGGAGCGGGTCGCCGAGGTCGACGACCGCGATCGCACGAGCGTCTGGAGGCGGGCCGTGGACACGAGCGCGCACGAGTCGTCGTCGCCGTTCCAGCGCGCCCTCGAGGCAGCCCGCGTCCTGGGGCGTGCCGACGGGCGCCTGGCGGCCGGTCTCGAGCCGGCCGGGGAACCCGCCCCGGTGGGCCCGTGGTGCCACGGGCTGGGTCCCGAGGACCTCGCCCGCCTCGTCTGGGACCTCGGGGCGGCCGCACCGGCCGGGGTCGTCCTCAACGCCCCGCTCTGGTACGCGCAGGGCTTCCGCGAGTCCCTGGCCTGCGCCCGCGCCCAGCAGCACCGCCGGGCCGTCGACGGGAGACCCCCGGCGGCGCACTGCCGGCCGCCGGCGGCGAACAGGCCGCCGTGCGCGCCGGTCTGCCACGCGCTGCCCGCACCCGTCCGCCCGGGCGCCGTCCCCCGGCGGGCGGGCGCGCGGCGCCGCGACGCCGGCGGCCCGGGGCGGCCCGACCACGGTCGTCCCTGACCCGCCGCCCGCCGTCCGGGAGCCGGTCGGCGACCACCCCCGCCGGGGACCACCCACGGCACGGCCGCCCGCCCGGCCGGCCACGGAACACCCCCGCCACGCCGGTCCGCCGCGTCGTCGTCGGACCCAGCGCGCCCTCTGCCTTGCCGTGCGGCCTCCAGCGCAGGATGCTGCCCGTACCCCGACGCCGGAGAAGACGGCGTCGTGGTCGCCCCGGTGCAGGCACGGGGGCGCACGCGTCCGAGTCCTCAGGAGGAGTCGGTGACAGCCACCCAGACACGCACGAGCAGGACCGGCGACAAGCTCTCCGGGCGGGTGGCCTTCGTGACCGGCGGTACCCGGGGCATCGGCGCGGCGATCTGCCGCAGCCTGGCCGCCCAGGGGGCCGTGGTCGCCGCGGGCTACAGCGGCAACACCGAGCGGGCCGAGATGTTCGTCCAGGACGTCACCGGGGCCTACCCCGACAGCCAGGCGACCGTGCACCGCGGCGACATCGCCAGCCCGGACGACTGCCGTCGCACCGTCGCCGAGGTGATCGAGCAGCACGGCCGGCTCGACATCCTGGTCAACAACGCCGGCATCACCGTCGACCGCACGGTGCTGAAGATGACCGACGACGACTGGCGCCGGGTCATCGACGTCAACCTCTCGGGCGCCTTCTACCTCTCCCAGGCCGCCCTCAAGCACATGATCGAGCGCGGCAGCGGGCGGATCGTGATGATCTCCTCGGTGATCGGGGAGACCGGCGGCATCGGCCAGTCCAACTACTCCTCGGCCAAGGCCGGGTTGCTCGGGCTGACCAAGACGCTGGCCCGCGAGGCCGCGATGCAGGTGCAGCGCTCCGGCAAGACCGACGGCCTGGGCATCACGGTCAACGCCGTGACACCGGGCTACACGGCCACGGAGATGCTCGAGAGCGTCCCGGAGAAGGTGCTCGACAACCTGAAGGCGAAGATCCCGCTCGCCCGGCTCGGCGAGCCGGAGGAGGTCGCCCGCGTCGTGCACTTCCTCGCCGCGGACGCCTCCGGCTACATCACCGGCCAGGTCTGGGGCGTCAACGGCGGCCTGGACATGTAGCACCCGCACCCCCGTCAGCCCAGCGATCGAGGAGAGTGCCCGGTGTTCGACCGCATCGCCGTCGTCAACCGTGGGGAGCCGGCGCTCCGGCTCATCCGTGCGGTGCGGGAGCTCAACGCCGAGCACGGCACCCGGACCCGCGTCGTCGCCCTGCACACCGAGGCCGAGCGGCGGGCGACGTTCGTGCGCGCCGCCGACGAGGCGGTGCTGCTCGACGACACCGGGGCCACCTCGCCGTACCTCGACCACGCCGAGCTGGGCCGGGCGCTGCGCGCCAGCGGCGCGGACGCGGCCTGGGTCGGCTGGGGCTTCGTCGCCGAGGACCCCGCCTTCGCCGAGCTGTGCGCCGACCTCGGCGTGACGTTCGTCGGGCCGTCGCCGGAGGCGATGCGGCTGCTCGGCGCCAAGATCGAGGCCAAGGTCCTCGCCGAGAAGGTCGGCGTCCCGGTCGCGCCGTGGAGCCACGGCCCGGTGGAGGGCCCGGACGACGGCCGGCGGCACGCCGAGGCCATCGGCTACCCGCTCATCGTCAAGGCCCGCAGCGGCGGCGGCGGACGCGGGATCCGCGTCGTCCGCTCGCCCGACGAGCTCGAGGAGGCGCTGGTCCGCACGCAGGGCGAGGCGCTGCGCACCTTCGGCGACCCGGTCGTGTTCATGGAGCGGCTGGTCGAGGGCGGCCGGCACGTCGAGGTGCAGGTGATCGCCGACCGGCACGGCACGGTGTGGGCGCCCGGGGTGCGCGACTGCTCGGTGCAGCGGCGCAACCAGAAGGTGCTCGAGGAGTCCAGCTCCCCGGCGCTGAGCCCGGAGCAGGACGCCGCCCTGCGCGAGTCCGCCGTCGCGCTCGTGCGCGCCGCCGGCTACGTCGGCGCCGGCACCGTCGAGTTCCTCTACCAGCCGGAGGAGCAGCTCACCACGTTCCTCGAGGTCAACACCCGGCTGCAGGTGGAGCACCCCGTCACCGAGGCGACCACCGGCCTGGACCTGGTCAAGCTGCAGCTGCACGTGGCCGCCGGCGGCCGGCTCGAGGGCAGCGCGCCGCCGGCGAACGGGCACGCGGTCGAGGCGCGGCTGACCGCGGAGGACGCCGAGCAGGGCTTCGCCCCGGCCCCCGGCCGCGTGGAGCTGCTGCGGCTGCCGACCGGGCCCGGCGTCCGGGTGGACACCGGGATGAGCGTCGGCGACGTCATCCCGCCGCAGTACGACTCGATGATCGCCAAGGTGATCGCGTGGGGACAGGACCGCCCCGAGGCCCTCGCCCGGCTGCGCTGCGCCCTGCAGGAGACCACCGTCGTCCTGCGCGGCGGCACCACGACCAAGTCCTTCCTGCTCGACCTGCTCGACCGCCCGGAGGTGGTGCAGGGCACCGCCGACACCGGGTGGCTGGACCGTGCCGGCACCGCCGACGGCGCCCGGCCGGCCGGCTCGGCGTGGGTGGCGCTCGTGCAGGTGGCGCTCGACCTGGCCGAGGCCGAGGAGGAGCAGGAGCGGCTGGCCTTCCTGGCCTCGGCCCGGGGCGGCCGGCCGCGGGCCCCGCACGAGGTCGGCCGCACCGTCGAGCTCGGCATGCGCGGGCAGGTCTACCGGCTGACCGTCGCCACCGTGGACCGCGACCGGCACCGGGTCGGGCTCGACGGCCGGGTCGTCGACGTCGAGGTGGACCGGCTCGGTCGCCTGGAGAGCCGCCTCACCATCGGCGGACGGCGGCACTCGGTGGTCGCCGCCGAGGCGCCCGGGTCCTCCCTCGTGGAGGTCGACGGCGAGACGCACCGGGTCAGCCGCGACGTCGGCGGCATCGTCCGCGCCCCCGCCCCGGCCGTGGTCGTCGCCGTCCGCGTCGCGCCCGGTGACGAGGTCGTGGCCGGCCAGCCGGTCGCCGTCCTGGAGAGCATGAAGATGGAGACGGCGGTGCGCGCGCCGTTCGCCGGCCGGGTCCGCGAGCTGCGCGCCGCGGTCAACAGCCAGGTCGACGCCGGCGCCCCGCTGCTGAGCCTGGAGCGGACCGGCGGGGACGTCGAGGAGGCCACCGGCGAGCGGGTGACCCTGCCGGAGGAGGCGCAGACGCCCGACGGCGACCCGCGGAGCCGGGCGCTGGCCCGGTTGGCGTCGCTGCGCGCGCTGGTCACCGGCTACGACGTCAGCGGCGGGCACGCCAAGCGGCTGGTCGCCGAGTACGCCGCCGCCCGCGACGAGCTGCCCGTCGACGACGCGCAGCTGCTGTCCGCCGAGCTCGACGTGCTGGTCACCTTCGCCGACCTGTCGGAGCTCTCCCGCAACCGGCCGGCCAGCGAGGAGGAGGAGGCCGACACCCAGGTCCACAGCCCGCGCGAGTACTTCCACTCCTACCTGCACTCCCTGGACGCCGAGCGGGAGGGGCTGCCGGAGACCTTCCGCGACCGGCTGCAGCGGGCGCTGGCCCACTACGGCGTCGAGGACCTCGAGCCCAGCGCGGCGCTGACCGAGGCGGTGCACCGGGTCTTCCTCGCCCAGCAGCGCGTCGGCGAGCAGCTGCCCGCCGTCTCGGCGCTGCTGGACCGCTGGCTGACCGCCGACCGGCTGCCGGAGGGCCCGGCGCGCGCGGAGCTGGGGGAGGTCCTCGACCGGCTCGTCGTGGCCACCCAGCTGCGCCACCCCTCGCTGGGGGACCTGGCCCGCGCCGTCCGCTACCGGTACTTCGAGGAGCCGGTCGTCCAGCAGGCCCGCCAGGAGGTCCTCGACCGGGCCCGCGAGCTGCTCGAGGCGCTCGACGAGGCCGCGGCCCGCGGGGACACCGCGGAGCAGATCCGGCGGATGGAGGCGCTGGTCGCCAGCCCCGAGCCGCTCATCCGCCTGCTGGCCCAGCGCTTCGAGCGGGAGACCACCGTCCCGGACCCCGTCCTCGAGGTGCTCACCCGCCGCTACTACCGCAGCCGCAGCCTCGAGGACGTGCGCGCGACCCTGCTCGGCGGCGACACCTGCGTCACCGCCGGCTACGACCTGAACGGCGCCCGGCTGCACCTGCTGGCGCTCATGACCGACCGGGCGCGGCTGCCCGAGGCGCTGGCGTCGGTGGCCGGCGCGCTGGCCGACGTCGCCGACCCGGCGCAGGTGGTCGTCGACCTCTACGTGAACTGGCCCGACCGCCCGGCGGACGCCGACGCCGTGTCCGAGCAGCTGCACGGCGTGCTCGTCGACGTCCCGGCGCTGCGGACCGGCCGCCGGGTCACCGTCACCGTCTGCACCCCGGACGGCGAGGCCGAGACGCTCACCTACCGGCGGACGCCGGACGGGGCCGGGCTGGCCGAGGAGCACATCGTCCGCGGCCTGCACCCGCTGACCGCGCAGCGGTTCCAGATCTGGCGCCTCAAGGAGTTCGACGGCGCGCGCGTGCCGTCGGCCGAGGACACCTACCTGCTGCACGTCACGGCGAAGGAGAACCCGAACGACGAGCGCTTCATCGCGATGGCCGAGGTCCGCGACCTCACCCCGCTGCGCGACGAGCAGGGCGAGGTCGTCGGCTTCCCGACGGTCGAGCGCCAGCTGACCTCCTGCCTGGACAGCCTGCGGCGGGCGCAGTCGCTGCGCCGGTCCCGCCGGCCGCTGGAGCACAACCGGGTCTACCTCTACGCCTGGCCGTCGATCGAGGTGCCGCTGTCCCAGGTGGCGACCTTCGCCCGCACGTCGGCGCCGCTGACGATCGGCGCCGGGCTGGACCAGATCGTGCTCCTGGCCCGGCTGCAGGAGGAGGAGGGCCGGCCCCCGCGCGACGTGGCGCTGCGCTTCTCCTACCGGCCCGGCACCGGCCTGCGCATGGACGTGACCGACCGCCCCACCCGGCCGATGCGCCCGCTGGACGACTACACCGCGAAGGTGCTCAGCTCGCGGGCCCGCGGCGCGCCCTACCCGTACGAGCTCGCCCCGCTGCTGGCCGGCTCCTCCGGCTCGTTCGTCGAGCACGACCTGGACGACGACGGCCGGCTGGTCCCCGTCGAGCGCCCGCCGGGGCAGAACCGGGCGGGCATCGTCGCCGGCCTGGTGACCACGCCGACGCCGCGCTACCCCGAGGGCATGACCCGGGTGGCCCTCTTCGGCGACCCGACCAAGGCGCTGGGCACCGTCGCCGAGCCCGAGTGCGCGCGGGTGGTCGCGGCGCTGGACCTCGCCGAGCAGCGCGGCATCCCGGTCGAGTGGTTCGCGCTGTCCTCCGGCGCCCGCATCTCGATGGACAGCGGCACCGAGAACATGGACTGGGTCTCCCGCGCGCTGCGCCGGATCATCGAGTTCACCCAGGCCGGCGGGGAGATCAACGTCGTCGTCACCGGGATCAACGTCGGCGCCCAGCCGTACTGGAACGCCGAGGCCACGATGCTCATGCACACCCGGGGCATCCTGGTGATGACGCCGGACAGCGCGATGGTGCTCACCGGCAAGCACTCCCTCGACTACTCCGGCGGGGTGTCGGCCGAGGACAACTTCGGCATCGGCGGCTACGACCGCGTGATGGGCCCCAACGGGCAGGCCCAGTACTGGGCGCCGAACCTGACCGGCGCGCTCGACGTGCTGTTCCGGCACTACGACCACACCTACCGGGCGCCGGGGGAGCGCTGGCCGCGGCCGGCGGAGACCTCCGACCCGCGGGACCGGGACGTGCGGCCCTTCCCGCACGAGCACCCGTCCAGCGAGTTCACCACCGTCGGCGACGTCTTCTCCGCCGAGGCCAACCCCGAGCGCAAGAAGGCGTTCGACATCCGCACGGTCATGCGGGCCGTCACCGACCAGGACCACCCGGTCCTGGAGCGGTGGGCCGGCATGGCCGACGCCGACACCGCCGTCGTCCTGGACGCGCACCTCGGCGGGCACCCGGTGGCGGTCCTGGGCGTGGAGTCCCGGCCGATCCCGCGGCGGGGCAGCTACCCGGCCGACGGGCCCGACCAGTGGACGGCGGGGACGCTGTTCCCCCGCTCCTCGAAGAAGACCGCGCGCGCCATCAACGCCGCCAGCGGCAACCGGCCACTGGTCGTGCTGGCCAACCTCTCCGGCTTCGACGGGTCACCGGAGTCGCTGCGCAACCTGCAGCTGGAGTACGGCGCGGAGATCGGCCGGGCCATCACCAACTTCGACGGCCCCATCGTCTTCTGCGTCGTCTCCCGCTATCACGGGGGCGCCTTCGTCGTCTTCTCCGGCGTGCTCAACGACAACATGGAGGTCCTCGCCGTCGAGGGCTCCTACGCCTCGGTGATCGGGGGCGCCCCGGCCGCGGCGGTCGTCTTCTCCCGCGAGGTGGACAAGCGCACCGGCGCCGACCCCCGCGTGCAGGAGCTGGAGGCCGCGCTCCGCTCGGCCGACGCCGTCGAGCAGGCCCAGCTGCGCGCGCAGCTGGCGACCCTCCGCAGCGCCGTCCGCTCGGAGAAGCTCGGCGAGGTCGCCGCCGAGTTCGAGGCCGTCCACGACATCGAGCGCGCCCGGCGGACGGGCTCGGTGCACGCCATCATCCCCGCCGCCGAACTGCGGCCCCGCCTCATCGCCGCCGTGGAGCGCGGCATGGAGCGCGCCGCCGCGCAGAGCTGAACCCCAGAGCTGGACCCCCCCGGAGCTGGACCCGTCCGACCGAGAGGACTGCCGTGAACGCCTTCGTCCTGAACCGGCACGGCCGCATGGTGTTCCCCTCGAACATCATGCCCGAGCTGGACTTCTCCACCATGGAGACGCTCGAGCAGCTCGACAGCGTCATCCGCCGTGACTTCGAGACCAAGGCCCCGAGCGGCACCGAGATCCTGGAGCGGGTGCAGACCGGCGCGTACGCCAGCCGGTACGACCTGATGCGCGACCTCGCGCTGAACCTGTTCTGGGCCAACCGCTTCTCGATCACCATGTACGACAAGCGGCCGACCCGCTGGGGCGACCTCCCGCGCAACCGCTCCGACGTCTTCCTGCCCGTCCTCGAGCCCTGGGAGGACGGCGAGGCAAAGGTCACCGGTGTCCAGGAGGCCTACCCCCAGCTGCCGTCGAAGTGGAACGAGGGCTGCGAGGACCGCATCTTCGACGTCCTGTTCGACGTCTTCGCCAACCGCCGGCACCACGCGTCCACGCTGCCGGCGCTCAAGCCCACGGTCGCGGAGTTCCTGGAGCAGCCGGGCAACCTGACCTTCCGGCTGCCGCGCTACGACCCGGACTACCCGGTCTACGACTACACCGACATCCTCGACGTCTCCGAGGACGTCCCCGAGCTCGAGGCGCTGCACCGCTGGGCGATGGTGCTGCACAACCAGTACCCGTGGGAGCGCTCCCAGGTGGAGTTGGCCGACGCGAGCCAGCTCAAGGACGAGGACTGGGTGGTGGCCTTCCACCCCCGCGACAAGGAGGTGCGGGCCTTCCTGCGCCGGCTGCGTGCCGGTGCCCAGCCCCGGCACGTCGCCGGGCCGCGGGAGTCCCGGCCGCCGGTCCGGCCCTACCCGGAGCTCGACGTGCGGCAGCGCTTCTCGGTGCAGCCGCGGATCGAGGCGCTGGCCGCGGTGCACGGCGACCAGGTCTGCAGCAACGACGACCTGATCCGCAACACCGCCTACAACTGGTCGCCGATGAGCGCCGACGAGATCTCCTCGAAGACCGGCATCGAGCAGCGCGAGTACAGCTCGCTGCCGCTGGAGGAGCTCGCCCTGCAGGCCGCCGAGGCGGCGCTGGACAAGGCGGGCCGGCAGCCGGAGGAGATCGGCGCCGTGCTGGTCTGCACCTGCACCAGCTCCCGGCTCATCCCGTCGCTGGCCACCTACCTGTGCGGCCAGCTGGGGATGCACCAGGTCTACGCCGCCTACGACGTCATCGCCGCCTGCGCGGGGATGCCCTACGGCGTCGCCGACGCCGTGCGGATGCTGCAGGAGGTCGAGCGGCCGGTCCTCGTCGTCTGCGTCGAGAAGTTCTCCGACAAGATCGGCAACGTCCGCACGTCGCGGATGATCTTCGGGGACGGCGCGGCGGCGCTGGTGGTCGGCCCGGCGCCCGAGGGTGCCGACGGCGACATCGACTACATGAAGACCTACGCCAGCGGCCCGGCCAGCGAGGTCAACTCGATCCTCTGGCCCAACCCGGAGTTCGACAACAACATCACGGTGTTCGGGCCGCAGGTGAAGGCGCTGGCCGGCCGCTACCTCTCCCAGATGATCGACGAGCTGGGGCAGCTGCCGGCCCCGGACGGCCGGGACGGGTCCCTGATGGACGCCATCGACCTGATCGTGCCGCACCAGGCCAACAAGACGATGGTGATCGGCCTGGCCGAGCGGGCCGGGCTGACCGCCGACCAGCTCTACTTCAACATCGAGAAGGTCGGCAACACCTCCTCGGCGAGCATCCCGCTGGCCATCCACGACGCGGTGCGCGACGGGGTGGTCACCGAGCCGGTGCGGGTCTTCGCGCCCGGGTTCGGCGCCGGCGCCGTGGCCGGGTACGCGGTCATGCGGGTCGACCCGGCCGTCGTCGCCGTCCAGTCGCCGTCCGTGCCGCAGGAGCACGGTGCCGAGCTGCCCGCCCCGGTGCCGTCCGCGGAGACCGAGTCGGCGTCCGAGGGGATGCGGCAGGCCTTCGGCTGAGCGGTCCGCGGCCGGGGAGCCCGGTTCCCCGGCCGCGGGACCGCCCGCACGCCACGACCGTCCCGGCGCGATCGCCGGGACGGTCGTGGCGTCCTGCCGGTGCCCCCCTCAGCCGGACGCGGGACGGCGGTCGCGCACGTAGGAGCCGGGGGCCGGCTCCAGCACCGGGTGCGCGGCGCTGCCCAGCGTCTCCGGTGCCGCGACCTCGTCGCCGGAGCGCTCGACCGCCCACTCCGACCACGGCTCCCACCAGCTGCCGGTGTGCTCCTCCGCCGCCGCGCGCCAGGCGTGCGGGTCCGGCCCGGGCTCCCCGCCGGTCCAGTACCGGGCCCGGGGGTTGCCCGGGGGGTTGACCAGGCTCTGGATGTGGCCGCTGGAGCTGAGCACGAAGGTGCTCGGCCCGGACAGGAGCTGGGTGGTCCGGTAGCAGCCGTCCCAGGGGGTGATGTGGTCGGTGAGCGCACCGGTCACGAACGTCGGGACGGTGATCCGGCTCAGGTGGACCGGCGTGCCCAGCACCCGCAGCGCCCCCGGCCTCACCAGCGCGTTGTGCGCGAAGACGTCGAGGAACTGCTCGTGCAGCCGGGCTGGCAGGTTCGTCCCGTCGGCGTTCCAGGCGAGCACGTCGAACGCGGGCGGGTCCTCGCCCATGAGCCACTGCTGCACCAGGTAGTTGAAGACCAGGTCGTCCGGGCGCATCCAGGTGAACATCGAGCCCATCTGCCGGGCCGTGATGACGCCCCGCCGGCGCGAGTTGCGCCGGGCGACCTCCAGCAGCCGGGGCCCGGAGAACGCGCCGAGCGGGGCCTTGCTGGAGAAGTCGAGCAGGGTCACCGCGTAGCCGGCGGCGTGCACCCGGTCGTCGCCGGTCGCGGCCAGGTGGTTCAGCGCCGTCGTCATCACCTGGCCGCCGGCGCACAGGCCGAGGGTGGTGACGTCGTCGGACCCGGTCACCTCGCGCGCGACGTCGACGGCGGTGACGACGCCGCCGGCGTACTCGTCCAGGCCCCACTCGGACTGCTCCCTGGTCGGGTTGCGCCAGCTGATCATGAAGACCTGCAGGCCCCGGCTGACCGCGTACTCGACCAGGCTCCGGCCCGGTCGCAGGTCGAGGAAGTAGAAGCGGCCGATGGGGGGCGGGACGATCACCAGGGGGCGCGTGCGGACGCGCGGGGTCGAGGGGCGGTACTGGATCACCTCCACGACCTCGTCCCGGTGGACGACGGCTCCCGGCGTGATGCCCAGGTCCTCGCCCACGGTGAAGGCGCTGCGGTCCACCTGGCGGGGCAGCCCGCCGTTGCGCACCAGGTCGTGCAGCGTGTTCCGGAGCCCGCGGACGACGCTGAGCCCGGCGGTGTCGAACGCCCGCTTGAGCGCGGCCGGGTTGCCCAGCAGGGTGTTCGTGGGCGCCATGGCGCTGGTCAGCGCGTTGAGGACGAACCGCACCTGCTCGACCTCGCGCCAGTCCGCGCCACTGGCCGCGAAGTCCGCCACGAGCCGGTCCAGGGACGCCGACGTCGCCAGGTAGGACTGGACGAGCCGGCGGTACCCCGGGTGCAGCGACCAGGCCGGGTCGGCGAACCGGCCGTCCCTGGGGGAGGGCGCGATCTCCCCGGTGCCCCGGAGGATGCGCGCGGCGTCCCGCCCGAGCCGGACGGCCTCCCGGGCCATCGGCCGGGGCTGGGTGAAGGTCGCGACCAGGCCGCGCGCCATGCCCCGCGGTGAGGGGAGGCCGACGGGCTCCCCACCCTCGACCGGGGTCGGCGGCGCGGTGTCGTCCGGCGCCGCGGCGTCGTCCGGCGCGGGACGCGGGCGGGGAGTGGTGCGCGGTCGCAGTGGTGTGGTCGTGTCGGCCATCGGGTCCCCCTCGTGTGAGGCACGTCACAGGGACGCCGACCCTAGTCCCGGCGGACCCTGGGTGTCTCCCATTGCGGCGGCACCCGCGACGGGGGAGGGCGACTGGGGCTAGGGTCGGCTGCGTGCAGCTGCCGGACGGGCTGGTCGCCGTCGTGAAGCGGGAGTGCCCGACCTGCGTCCTCGTCGAGCCGGTGCTGCGGCGGCTCGGCGCCGCGGTGTGGTGCCAGGACGACGCCGGCTGGTTCGACCACGACGACACCGGCCTCGAGGTGTCCTACCGGCTGGACGTCGAGACGGTGCCCACGCTCCTGCGGGTCGAGGACGGCGTCGAGACGGCGCGGGTGGTGGGCTGGAGCCGCGAGCAGTGGGAGGCGCTGACCGGTGTCGCCGGGCTGGGCCCGGGCCTGCCCGAGCACCGGCCCGGCTGCGGGTCGCTGTCGGTGGACCCGTCCCGGGTCGACGCGCTCGAGGCGCGGTACGGGAGCACGGGGCTGGCCAGCCGCCGGGTCGAGCTGGCCGACCTGGAGGACGAGCACGAGGCGCTGTTCGACCGCGGCTGGACCGACGGGCTGCCCGTCGTCCCGCCGACACCCGAGCGGGTGCTGCGCATGCTGCGCGGGACCACCCGCGACCCCGGTGAGGTGGTGGCCGTCGTCCCGCCGGACCTGG
This region of Geodermatophilus bullaregiensis genomic DNA includes:
- a CDS encoding S8 family serine peptidase; the protein is MTSPGSPSGPTLSTPVDDLLAAALDSGGDSLETGRFIATFREDAVDAGIQSLSSSGMRVADARDFDRQAVSLGDVGDAEVLVFPEIGAAVLSGPAATERGMTAETAVASDSPVEAIEPEYFVFAEQQTLESLRTHLTDGDTDGVSEYLRGFVQAAEVIARDLGNGRRHQVEVGEEETLVLGATWGLVACRVPQSTRSGAGVKVAVLDTGLDLGHPDFTGRHVVHQTFVGQPVQDLHSHGTHCIGTACGPKAPAGSTPRYGIGHRTSVFAGKVLSNTGSGSTAGVLAGMNWAIANRCEVISMSLGSQAPVQAAYTAAGRAALNNGSLIVAAAGNASAATGAPANSPTIMSVASLDRTLAPSAFSNFGKVEIAAPGRDVLSSVPRPTRYGTKSGTSMATPHVAGCAALWAQPSPSLRGESLWRRLVATARHLPHPAARVGAGLVQAP
- a CDS encoding 3-oxoacyl-ACP reductase family protein, which codes for MTATQTRTSRTGDKLSGRVAFVTGGTRGIGAAICRSLAAQGAVVAAGYSGNTERAEMFVQDVTGAYPDSQATVHRGDIASPDDCRRTVAEVIEQHGRLDILVNNAGITVDRTVLKMTDDDWRRVIDVNLSGAFYLSQAALKHMIERGSGRIVMISSVIGETGGIGQSNYSSAKAGLLGLTKTLAREAAMQVQRSGKTDGLGITVNAVTPGYTATEMLESVPEKVLDNLKAKIPLARLGEPEEVARVVHFLAADASGYITGQVWGVNGGLDM
- a CDS encoding ATP-binding protein, which gives rise to MFDRIAVVNRGEPALRLIRAVRELNAEHGTRTRVVALHTEAERRATFVRAADEAVLLDDTGATSPYLDHAELGRALRASGADAAWVGWGFVAEDPAFAELCADLGVTFVGPSPEAMRLLGAKIEAKVLAEKVGVPVAPWSHGPVEGPDDGRRHAEAIGYPLIVKARSGGGGRGIRVVRSPDELEEALVRTQGEALRTFGDPVVFMERLVEGGRHVEVQVIADRHGTVWAPGVRDCSVQRRNQKVLEESSSPALSPEQDAALRESAVALVRAAGYVGAGTVEFLYQPEEQLTTFLEVNTRLQVEHPVTEATTGLDLVKLQLHVAAGGRLEGSAPPANGHAVEARLTAEDAEQGFAPAPGRVELLRLPTGPGVRVDTGMSVGDVIPPQYDSMIAKVIAWGQDRPEALARLRCALQETTVVLRGGTTTKSFLLDLLDRPEVVQGTADTGWLDRAGTADGARPAGSAWVALVQVALDLAEAEEEQERLAFLASARGGRPRAPHEVGRTVELGMRGQVYRLTVATVDRDRHRVGLDGRVVDVEVDRLGRLESRLTIGGRRHSVVAAEAPGSSLVEVDGETHRVSRDVGGIVRAPAPAVVVAVRVAPGDEVVAGQPVAVLESMKMETAVRAPFAGRVRELRAAVNSQVDAGAPLLSLERTGGDVEEATGERVTLPEEAQTPDGDPRSRALARLASLRALVTGYDVSGGHAKRLVAEYAAARDELPVDDAQLLSAELDVLVTFADLSELSRNRPASEEEEADTQVHSPREYFHSYLHSLDAEREGLPETFRDRLQRALAHYGVEDLEPSAALTEAVHRVFLAQQRVGEQLPAVSALLDRWLTADRLPEGPARAELGEVLDRLVVATQLRHPSLGDLARAVRYRYFEEPVVQQARQEVLDRARELLEALDEAAARGDTAEQIRRMEALVASPEPLIRLLAQRFERETTVPDPVLEVLTRRYYRSRSLEDVRATLLGGDTCVTAGYDLNGARLHLLALMTDRARLPEALASVAGALADVADPAQVVVDLYVNWPDRPADADAVSEQLHGVLVDVPALRTGRRVTVTVCTPDGEAETLTYRRTPDGAGLAEEHIVRGLHPLTAQRFQIWRLKEFDGARVPSAEDTYLLHVTAKENPNDERFIAMAEVRDLTPLRDEQGEVVGFPTVERQLTSCLDSLRRAQSLRRSRRPLEHNRVYLYAWPSIEVPLSQVATFARTSAPLTIGAGLDQIVLLARLQEEEGRPPRDVALRFSYRPGTGLRMDVTDRPTRPMRPLDDYTAKVLSSRARGAPYPYELAPLLAGSSGSFVEHDLDDDGRLVPVERPPGQNRAGIVAGLVTTPTPRYPEGMTRVALFGDPTKALGTVAEPECARVVAALDLAEQRGIPVEWFALSSGARISMDSGTENMDWVSRALRRIIEFTQAGGEINVVVTGINVGAQPYWNAEATMLMHTRGILVMTPDSAMVLTGKHSLDYSGGVSAEDNFGIGGYDRVMGPNGQAQYWAPNLTGALDVLFRHYDHTYRAPGERWPRPAETSDPRDRDVRPFPHEHPSSEFTTVGDVFSAEANPERKKAFDIRTVMRAVTDQDHPVLERWAGMADADTAVVLDAHLGGHPVAVLGVESRPIPRRGSYPADGPDQWTAGTLFPRSSKKTARAINAASGNRPLVVLANLSGFDGSPESLRNLQLEYGAEIGRAITNFDGPIVFCVVSRYHGGAFVVFSGVLNDNMEVLAVEGSYASVIGGAPAAAVVFSREVDKRTGADPRVQELEAALRSADAVEQAQLRAQLATLRSAVRSEKLGEVAAEFEAVHDIERARRTGSVHAIIPAAELRPRLIAAVERGMERAAAQS